One Methanomassiliicoccales archaeon DNA window includes the following coding sequences:
- a CDS encoding lipoate--protein ligase family protein, with protein MFWRLLDTDKAAPAYTAACDEAIVKARQKKLVPDTLHLYRRDRPTISLGYFERIDEAVNLEAVEKRGVQLVRRFSGGSAIYTDQNQIIYAVVMRRDLLPEDPNEIYEIICSALIRAMDKMGLDAEFKPVNDVLIRGKKVSGSAQKLEKDVVIQHGTVIVDCDFDMMFDVLRTGDKKVRSQEGMTSISKELGRKVSMEEVKTALIQGFEETLSVSVRKGSLTHYEEKCIKRLIETKYGNDEYTQLR; from the coding sequence ATGTTCTGGCGCCTATTAGATACTGATAAAGCAGCTCCGGCGTATACCGCGGCCTGCGATGAAGCAATCGTCAAGGCCAGGCAGAAGAAACTCGTGCCTGATACTCTGCATCTTTACAGGAGAGACAGGCCCACTATATCGTTAGGCTACTTCGAGAGAATTGACGAAGCCGTCAACCTCGAAGCAGTGGAAAAGAGGGGCGTTCAACTGGTCCGCCGCTTCTCCGGTGGCAGCGCCATATATACTGATCAAAATCAGATCATCTATGCAGTGGTGATGAGACGTGATCTTCTACCAGAAGACCCAAATGAGATCTATGAGATCATCTGCTCCGCCCTCATACGGGCAATGGACAAGATGGGTCTGGACGCCGAATTCAAGCCGGTGAACGATGTCCTTATCAGAGGAAAGAAGGTGTCTGGAAGCGCCCAGAAGTTGGAGAAGGACGTGGTGATCCAACACGGGACGGTGATAGTGGATTGTGACTTCGATATGATGTTCGACGTCCTCAGGACGGGGGATAAGAAAGTGCGCTCCCAGGAGGGTATGACCTCCATCTCAAAGGAGCTGGGGAGAAAGGTATCCATGGAAGAGGTGAAGACCGCATTGATCCAGGGCTTCGAGGAGACCCTCAGCGTGAGTGTCAGAAAGGGGTCTCTTACCCACTATGAAGAAAAGTGCATCAAGCGCCTCATAGAGACCAAGTACGGTAATGATGAATACACTCAGCTGAGGTAA